ttgaaagattactacatttcttaatgggaaagtggactacaatttgggacagacgaaaaaggaaaacaagactatcaaagtgggacggagggagtaaaaaAGTAAAAGTACTGACAACAATGTACATCAAACATGGATATGTTAGTAAATGCACAAGGAAATAAGTCTATAACGTGggacaaataaaaaagaaaaatgagctATTTTTATGGGATTGGGAGAACATTAAAGAGTGATAAATTCAAGTATGATTTAATAACATCAGCCAATTGTTTAAATGGAATAATATGAGTCATgttgcattaatggaggactaTACGAGGAAAGTACTAAGTAAAAGTAAATGCTTTAACTACAGTAACTTACACTAATGGAAGTAGGTTTATCTTTATAAGACTTAGGAAAGTAGACTTACCATGTAACGATCAAAGTAGATCTATCTTTGCACTTCTTCATCTATGTAAGCGTGGAAGCATGGAAGTAGGCTTATCTTTATTAGACTTAAGGAGTAATATAACAATATTTTACTAAAAACACCTATAGAAAATAACCCCATAATCAAAGCCTAAGTTTCTTAACTTCTTGGTAAATGCAATAGATACAAAGATAAAAGTGTAGATCAGGTACTAAAAATTTGTCTAAAGTGGGtcctttttgtatttttttctcTTGAAATATTGGAATGAGCCTATAAAAGAGGAAATTTCAAAAACTTGCATATTTTTTACAGCAAGTACAGTTGCTTTGTATAACTTGTGCTGCATTTTGTACATTGTGCTAAGTAATTTCTCGTAGAAATTGTTTCTTATCCATAAACATGTGGGGCCATTTAGTAATGTTTATGTTttgtgtttttaattttttgcttgtaaaatttaacaaacataAAACAATAACAATGCTTACTAAAATTGTTTGTGATTTGCCAaaaagcgagagagagagagatatttATGTGAATGGACTTGTTTCTGAAACACCAAAAGTATTGTTTTCAACTGTTTACAAAtaagtatataaaaaaataataataaatcaagaGTGTATTCCGCTATTTTGTATCCCACGTTATCACATCGCACCTAAGTGACTCGGCCACACCCAATCTAGATTAGCCGGGCTTGAACCCTTCCTCAGGCATATTGTTCGGGCTTAATAAATTGGGTTTTGACAAAGTTCGAGCCCAACCCAATGAATAAATCTTAGGCTTCAAACCAAGATTGAGCCAGATTGACTTAGCCATTTAGGGATGCAATCGAATTGAGTTGAACTTGAATAGTGCAGTATTCAAACGTGATTCGATTTAAAAAACTTGAATTCAATTTTGTTTTGCCTTACTCGAGTTTTATCTCGTACAAATTGAGTTCAATAGTGTTTAATCGAGCCTAATCGAATTTgagaaatataaatttatatttatataaatttaaataagggacaaaattgatatttcatatatatatagcGGTGAAGCTCGATTGGGTTTGTTTAAACTCGATGAACTTTCGAATTTCACATATTATACTCAAGCAGCTTGAGGTGCTCGAACTCGATCTCAAACTCGATCAATGTGAGTTCGAGTACAAGTTTTGACCGAGCATGCTTATGAACTACTCAATTAAATTCGACTCATTTGCACCCCTAGTTTAAATTcttttataaacatatttttaggTTTTTAAATGTTTTTCATAGTTATgtatattgaagaaaaatataaatattttatagttATCATGATAAAAAGATGTAATGCACTAAAGTTCATTTATTGTTAACAAATACTTAACTATTTCATAAAAATTCCATTAATGTTTAAATTGACAAGTACAACCACACAAAAATTAACCATGTTTGATGTTGATAACTCTGTCGGACCTTATTTAAGTTAAGGTTGGGGTTGAAAGACAAACCAAACTGTTCAATATTTGAATTGAACTAGTTTGATAAGAGTTTGTTTTGCCGACCAATCGAACTAAGCCTAAATAGCAATTTGTGTTTGATAAATTTTCAAAGCCGACCTTAATTTGGTTCAATTTGTATATAAGTGGAATTTACATGTAAAAAGTTCAAACTACTCAAATTTTACTTGAGTTCAACTCGATAAAAGTTCGATCGACCTCAGTCAAAATGTAAACAAGctaaatttgaataaaatttcaaactcatCAAAATAATGAAACAATCTTGAACACTAATGTATTCGGTTTGTTTAGACTTATTTATATCCCTAGTTAAGCCTAATTTGGCCCAAACATAGCCTATTGTTAATTGGGCTCCATCTTTGAAGTCACTTACATTCCAACCCTAATTCAAGTAAAAGACTAAAATCTAGTCCTATTTTGGAGAAGTCAAAAGGGCGAACTTGTGCCTCCCACTAGTTGCCTTTGGGTTGGTGGCCACCATCAAACTTTTAAAGCTTCACTAATTGCCACAGTTGTGGCTCTCCAAATCCAGACGGGTGTGTAGTGCACCCGTGCACCCGTCTGATCTGATGGTAGTTCAGTCTCCGTCGGTTCCTCATAGGTCCAGTTGAATTCTCCCCTAGAATAGGTTAGAGTAGAAGAAGAAATAGATGCAAAATAGATTATTAACGAGTATCGAAAAAGAGGACGAACTTGTGCCAGCACAGGCTCCATTGACAATTCTATGCAACCTACTTCAATCCCGCACCGAAATACAATTGAAACGTAAAGGTAAATACCGAAATACCGAAAAAAGAAACGTTAAGAAATACAATTGAGGAATGGCCACAAACCGAAATGCCTAACTACTTTCAATATGTATTGACTGGTCGGAAATGGGCAATGTGACGGCCAAGACCTCTGCCGTGAAACCCTACCTCTCGCCATTTCAGCCCTAGCGCAGCTCACTAAACTCGACATAGTCGCCGAACTACATCCATATTCCTTCAATTGCTGCCGGATTACCACCACAGGTACTTGTTTTTTGTGGAGATAAACGCTTTATTTTCTAAGCTTTTGTTATCACGTTATTATAAACCACACTCATTTATGGGTGTTCTGGAGGAGATATCTGGGAAATTTGAGCAAAATTTGGACTTGATACGGAAATGTTCCCGAGAGGCTTTGACTGGATTGGAAGCTAGAGAAAATCATCTGAATGGAGTACAAGGATCTCTTTCTGAAAGTTCTAGAAAACTTGCTGTGATGCTAGATGCCATTGAAGCTCGGGCGAAGGAATTTGAGGAGAAGGAGAGAGAGTGTCGTTTGATCTTGGAACAAGGGTGGAAAGAATTGGAGGTGAAAAAGAATGAATTGAGTTTGATTAGAGATGATATTAGAGTTAGGGAGGAGAAATTGAGTGAGCAAGAGAAGTTGATAGGAGGGCTTTTTGAGAGGATAGAGTTGGAGGGCAAACATATTGGGGATCTTAGAAGTTCTGTTGATGAGGGATTTAGAGAAATATGTTTGAAAGAAAGGCAGGTAGTGGATCGTTGGAGGGAGCTCGAGTTGGTTAAGAAACAGATTGGGAGTagagaaaatgagcttgataagAAAGAGGAAAAGTTGGAGAGTTTAGAGAAGGAGATTGAGTTGAGGGAAAAGGTTTTGGATTCAAAACAGGGGATGCTTGAAGCTAGAGAAAGTGAGCTTGAGGCTAGGAAAAGGTTTTGGAGTTACAGAAGGAGCTTGTCATGAAACAGAGAGAGCTTGACTCTGCTCAGAAAAGCAAGGAATGTTGTTCTAATAAACCGGCTTCAATAAATCCAACACCATCCTCGGAAAggacaaagaaaagaagaaaaagtgaaGACAAGGGCGCATATGAGAATGACTCTGAACAACATGCTGTCATTGATCTGGTTGGATCAGACTCTGGTGATTCAGGTCGTTCAGGTTCGGGATGTGATCTAAATGAGTCCCATTCAGTGTCAGAATCCGATTCAGCTTATTCGGGTTCAGCATGTGATCTCGGTGAGGCAGGTTTAGGCTTGGCCAATTCAAACTCAGATTCGTACTCAGCTTCTTGTGATTCTTCAGGTTTTGAAAACTCAAGTCCTATTTATCATTCAAACAAATTGTTTAATGACTTCAGAAGAACATACACCTTAAGCAGCTTTCGTGTTGGTCAAATTTGGGCTTGTTCTTATCATAGTAGTAATGATAAGATACAAAAATTATATGCAAGGATCCTGAAGGTGCGTGATCCTATTGTTCGTGTTGCATGGCTCCAGCCTGTGGCACATTATCCACGTGCAATGCCGTATAAGAGGTCCAAAAGTGTGAAGTTACCTGCTACAAAGCAGGGTTGGAAGGAGTGGATAGATGCTGGCTTACCAGCTGGTTGTGGTGGATTTATGTGTGGTGAAGAAGAGGCCTTGTCATTATCTCGTTGTAACTTTTCGCATCAAGTTTGCTACAAAGAGACTGTTACTTCTTGGCATCTTGTTAGTCCTTACTTAATTCATCCTCAAGAGGGAGAGACTTGGGCCCTCTATAAGGATTGGAATACTAATTGCAGGGCTTCTGAACCTGATAATCATTTACGCTGCCAGTATGAGATAGTTGAGATTGTCCAGAGAAATTCTTTTGACACTAGAGTTGCTTACTTGGATAAATTGGAAGGATATGCAAGTTTATATCACAGAAGAAGCCATGATAAGGAGGATATTTTTGTGATACACGATGAAGAATTCTTTAGGTTCTCCCACAAAGTACTTTCTTTTAGGATGAGCAGCTATAAAAGGGAAGGTGTACCAGAGGGATGTTTTGAACTTGATCCCAAGTCGCTGCCTGCAGTTTTTTGATGAACTTTGCAACATTCAGGTATAAAAGTTATGATGTCCATTTCAGTGTGTTTAtgtaaatttttccattttgcaattttcagttacTCCATTTGAGCTGCAGTGTGGAGAGGCTTTTTTTACTGGATTGCAAAGGTTAATCTGTGAATTCATTGCtaatttatttggcaaaaatAAAGAATTCTCTGTAATATGGCATGCAGCTTGACACCAGTACCAGCCAGTCAAATGTAATATTTACAAGTAAtaattttcatcattaaataaaacttgttaagcttgaattTGATGAGTATCATCTACCATGCACTAAGAATTAAAATGGGTATAGGTATAGAACTGTTGCGTAATGTTCCTAAAGTGGCATTGATAAAAATTCTGGATAATATTTGTACTTCTTTCTATCCTTCTAACAGATTGCATCATAGTGTTTTGGTatagaataaaatatttttgagcCCCAAGGGACTGGTGGTTGAGAGAAACTCTTGCAATACCACAACACTGCTGGTTGTAATTGCCGTACAATCTCCCACTAGAAAAATAGAAGgatggaacaaaacaatgattttccattttttgaaaCATCCAAAACAAGCCTTAGCAAGGATTTCTATTACGGTCTTCACCTCTCAATTCACTGTTTAgttagctctctctctctctctctctctccctccctccctccctcacACACACATGCGCACAATCAAATGATCATTGAAGCTACTCTGTCCTTGTTTTGTGGCAATGCTTGTTGAGAATTATATCAGTTGATAAATTGGATGTTTTCCTATTTTGCAATTGAATTGCATGATGTAGGTTAGTTGCTGGATGAATTATGAACCATGTGAAGTTCCGGCTCTATTGCAGTTACTCTTAAGTTTCTTTTACAATTCACTGCATcgtttttgtaattttctactCTGTTAGGTTTTTCTAAAGCAAATACTTGAATGATGGTCTTCCTGTGCTGGATTAGAAGTTCTTATGCAGTCCAGTTATTGAAAACAATGCCAGTTTCTAGCCTACTGTCTGTGCAACCTGAATGGAGCTACATTACATTTGTGCCAAAGTTCAATTTCAGTAGTGATTGCTTCAAGTTCTTTCTGTATGAATCCTGTCCTTTTGTCTCTTCTTGTCAAAGTTTATAGTCCTTGAGTCACCAAAACTTTCTCTGGACTACACCGTCTCTTGCTGCAAAATGCAGAATCAAGATTGCTTCCCACAATTGGGAAATTTAATTCTGTTCTCCTTGTCAATGTCCACTCTTGTTGCTCTTTTGGTACTAATTTAGATCCATTCATACTTGTCTTTCCCATTCCAAGTTCCACTTAGCTCTTGCTGTAATGCTTTGATGGCCTTGCTTAGCATGAGGAAAAATTCTCAAAGACATGACTCAGGTCCACGATTTCTTGATCTTATCAATACTCACAAGTGGCATTTTATTATCTTTACTAGGTGGAGGTTGTACAAGTATGCTTTTTGTGTCGGTTTTGTTGGAATTACTAAATTTATTAGTTTGTTGACACGTGGGATGCACCCATTCCATAAATTTGTTCACTGATGCTTAATTCTTTACAGCTTCTAGCTTGACATATTTTACAGAGAATaagtttttgaaacttttgccaCTCTTCTGATTGTATCTGTCATGAAACATACTATAAAAATCTCACCATGCATGGTGTTGCCAACTCTTATTATGTTGCTGCACTCTTTAGAAAGGAGAATTAAGAAATTTATATTTAGCACTACTAAGTAATCTTTTGTGGATTCAAAGTGTTTCTGAGCTAAGAATGATGGATTCATATGGctatttttggtattttgtgTGTAGATCTAGAAGCCAGATGTCAACCGTAGTCATAATTAATCTGCAAGAAACTTTTCAATGTTCAAGCACCTGCTATCATCCAGGTCAAGAGTGTGGACAAATTTGCTGGTACCTAATAGAATTATACAGATAATTCTGGTACTTGGATATGTTTACATTGCCGGGTGTGTCAAGTTAGATATCCCTGTTAGCTAGCCTTTGCGGCTATTTCTATGCCTGTTTAGCATAACATGCAGGTGCATGGTCTTCTGCATCCACATGAGATAAAGCTGAGCCTAAATGAGACAAAGCCTGCCCGATGCGCTACTCTCATCATGAGTGGTGATGtgtatcttttttctttttttttttaatctggtGCAATGGTGATGTGtctaaattttttctttttataattttctagTAGCTAAAGAAAGCTATCTGCTTCAAAACAATCGAGTTATCAGGATTTTCCACCTTTTAAGGTTGTAGATATTTCCACATAAAATGTTTCGCTTGTTCAGTTGATATGAGTTGTGGCTTTTTTACACTGACATCCATCAGCATCAGTTGGCTTACTTCTTGAAGTTCAACTTGTCTGACTCAAGCGAACCTGATGTATAAATATGTCAGTTTCTTTGGTTAGATCTTTCACTTTCCAAGACTAATATTGATGATTCTCTCTGTCTATCTCTCAAGTTTACTTCTCAAAGAGTATGACATTGAGTTCAGGATTACTCTTTTAGGTAATTGGTATTCTAATCAAAGACTTGTTAGGATACTGTAATGTACTTGGTTCaataggagaaaaaaaaaaattcctagaTAGAAGCTGAGTGCTCTATCCTTGAAACGGTAACATGAGTAAATGACTCGTATGTGTAGTGTTGATCTAATGCAAGCATGGGTACCACACACCCCCCCGCACCCCACCataacacccaaaaaaaaaaaaaaaaactgtgagATGGGTGGAATTTAAGAAACGGAGAGGAGAAAGGGAGATTGGAATCAGGGCCTTTAATTCCTAGAGTCTCAATTTTAACGACTAGATAATGCAAGCATGTTAGCATTGCTATCAAAACGCAAATTTTGAGAACCCGTTTTGATCTTCGCTACAAGAGTTATTCTAGTACATCAGTCATCAGCCAACAGTTCCTGTCACCAGCTCCAAAATTTAGAAGTTGCAAGCTCTAGTTGTAGCTCTGTGTGCCCAGAATAATTGTCTAGTGGACCAGTGGCGGATTTACACTGGGGGCGCGAGCCCCCACTGGCCCCCTTAAATTTATAAGATATCtataaaaatttgatgtaatttcacCTGTGCCCTCTGAAGTTTTGTATATCTATTGGTTTATAGGTCCCCACTGCCCCCCTTAAATTTCTATAATACCtataaaaatttgatgtaatttcaaGTGTGTCCTCTGGAGTTTTGTGTATATATTAGTTTATATGCTTTTAAAGTTGTCTTTGATTTTACCTGTTATTACAGCTACTGTAGAAATGGTTTTTTCAATAATGAATATAGTTAAGAATCGGTTACAAAATAGAATGGAAGACACTTGGAtgaataattatttagttacttatattaaaaaaatatacttcgtaaagttcaaaataaaaaggttgtaaaccgttatcaaaatatgaaaactcgtTATGAGCAATTATAAATAGTTTAGTTTGCTTTTGAAATacaattattattacattaataattttgagtttgtcttttgatatttttcatgaaatatatgcatcatttgtacttgttgataaatattttttttccttaaaaaactaaaaaaagagtagataaaaaattttagagttgCTTCTGCTTccgctgaaaattttttctggctccgccactATAGTGGACGGCAATCATGTAAACCTGATGAAGGTTCTCCTATGTTGATGTTATCATATAAATCAGCCTTCTTAATAGTTAAGTATTATTATACTATGATGTACAATGCTGTTATTAAGGGTTAAGTATGTCGATCAAGACAAGTATATACACACAGCATGAGGGATTACGGCGATGGGCCATTTTGTGATCTATCTGTTTTTAGTACTCTTATTACAAAATGGTCCAAGTATATTAAAAAAGTTATGTACAACTTTTAGTTTTAGAATTTGAAATTAAGTTGATAACTACCCAAATAACTAATCATCTTTACATTTTAATTTTCCCCAATCATCATCATTGTCAATCGACATATTTGGAcataaaagattaaaaaaaaaagaacaaagacGTGTGAATTCTTCATCAGTGTCAATCGAGAAACAGATAATGAGAATAATCCCCAATCATCATCTTTCAACACATTTGAATAAACAGGCAGACTAATAGTATCATTAATGGGTTCGGTTCCAATAGAAGgggtagtttttttttcttctttttggtgAAACTCAAGAAAGAAGAACAAAAGACTCGAATTAATGGGTGGACGTGGACAGAGAAACTTTATCTTTTCTTAGGCCGGACAAGGATCTCACTCACCTACATCATTCAAAGCATATGTCATTTgtaccctcaaaaaaaaaaaaaaaaaaaaaaaaaaagcatgtgTCATttccaaaagaaggaaaatccTGGTATTAAAAGCTGTAGAATCTTCATTTAAAGTTGCATTCTTCTTCATGGGTCGCTACCACTAGTTAAAATAGTACCTCTACTATTTAGTAATGGGGGGCTGGTAATTTTGATGCTTATCAGGTATTGAGAACGATGGAAAACTAGAATTAATACTAAGTGAAGATTGCAagacttatttttttttaccacaTACTAGTGGTATGGAATTTATCTGGTTTAGAGTAAACATTAAAGAATAAGGATTAAAAGTATAAAATCATTATCTTATCTTATTCTTTACTACGTATTACTAAGTTTTGATAGCCACTATGTACGCCttcaagatttttcttttttgggtaagAAATATAAAAGTTTATTATGACAATTGAAAATTAGCCATTAGAATAAGATCTACAAATGAAGGAGCATATGCTTCCAAATAGATTAATGATTGCCAGCATTGGGCATATATCTAGCGAAAGAGCGAGTTACATTTTTACTAATTACAATATTTACCCACTCACTTTAAAACGTGAGAGAGTCAATTCTGCCAACATCAGATTGCAGATCTTCAAGTATTAGACCTGCAGTAGAGTGACAAGTGAAACACAAAACGAGTTCAAGATTAATGCTACTATCTTTTTCCCTTAATTAACGAtccaaatataattaaaatttcaaaagtttatctaaaaaaaaaagcaatttcaAAAACGCGTTTTGTCAAAATGATAGAAAAGAATTTCCAAAAATCAGGAGGTGGACGATcttttaatttgtatatatcgTATATCGTTTTGAGTAGAATTTTCTGAATTTTAATACATTTTACACGTGGATGAAACTACTAGAATTGTTGTACGTTGAGTTAGTCAAATGTCATCATATCAAAGATGGAATCCAATAAAGCGGCTACACCAAAATAATTTTGCAATACGGAGaattgaaacaaaagaaaaagttatTGTGGGCTCATTAAAATTTTGAGACGAGCACATAGAGGAAGGGTACTTTTATTCATCCCATTCTATCAAACAATTAATGTAGTTGGAGTCCATGTAAAGATCCTTACTCCTCTATCCAACCAAGAGTACATGGAACCCCGGCAGAAAATAACTATGGTAACATTTAGTATATATCAATTATTCAtaattaatctcaagttgtgAATGCCTTCATACAAAGCATGGAACGTAGTAGATCATTTACGTGCATGCATGGGCAGCACTCAGCAGTCGTGCCTGAAATATTTAATTATCACTGAAAAAAAGAATTGTTTTCAAGAAATAGTTGTAATATACTTATTAAGTTGTGTTGATATGACTCGTGAAATTTTACCTGATGCAAAAAAGGAGAACAAGGATAACGCAGCAGATTGCTCTTGCAATGGCCATCTTTCCCAGGATGAGGCCTAGGTTGGCTGGCAAGTGCCTAGGATTTTCAATTGTTCGATCCTGCTATATGTGCTGCAAATCTTAGAGGAAGCTATTCATACTAGCTGTAAATTTTCCTCGCGaaccaaacaaataaataaggtAGGTAATTTAGTGAGGCCAATGTATACAGCTGTGGATTTTAATAAATAGCTGATACGTTCAGCTGATATTTCTGCATCTTTTCAATGAGATATTGAAACAGGGACACCATTTAGCAGCAATGAAGCCGTGTTCAGTGGACAAGCATTATCTTAGAAGATTGTGTTACAATTGCTACTATTTTTTCTTACTTCAACATAAAAGGGCAAAAAACCTTAATGACTACTGAACACTATTGTTCGGATCATGTTTTGGAcatcaaactatttttcgtcAATAATTGAACACTAAATAACTTAATCAGTAAACTTGTGACCATTTAATCGATAATTGCTTATAATATGTGAAATTAGCGATTAATCCGTGAAGGCATAAATTTGTGTAGCCTCGGTCTACGGCCCCAACTATAGACCATGCGGTATACAATTCGCCACATCATCaataatatgaatcaaaactatCAGGTACCAGACTTCTAGCCCTGTTCATTGCTTAGCTTTAGTTCTCTTCCTCTTCTGCTTAACAGTGGTCGGTGGCTTTACCAGAATCGGATCTCTCAATTTTCCTCccatttgttttttgttttttctctttctattTGTTCTTTCCCAAATACTAGTACTAGTACATATCAGAATTGAGTGGCAACAAAACACCTCGTCTAGGTTATGGTTTCTTTTTGCTTTCATCCCCACTCAACATCCTTCAAAGTACCAAAGCccaaatatttttctttaataccTAGTTTaatgtttggttgaatttttcTTGTAATTTT
This portion of the Coffea arabica cultivar ET-39 chromosome 2e, Coffea Arabica ET-39 HiFi, whole genome shotgun sequence genome encodes:
- the LOC113732749 gene encoding uncharacterized protein; translated protein: MKQRELDSAQKSKECCSNKPASINPTPSSERTKKRRKSEDKGAYENDSEQHAVIDLVGSDSGDSGRSGSGCDLNESHSVSESDSAYSGSACDLGEAGLGLANSNSDSYSASCDSSGFENSSPIYHSNKLFNDFRRTYTLSSFRVGQIWACSYHSSNDKIQKLYARILKVRDPIVRVAWLQPVAHYPRAMPYKRSKSVKLPATKQGWKEWIDAGLPAGCGGFMCGEEEALSLSRCNFSHQVCYKETVTSWHLVSPYLIHPQEGETWALYKDWNTNCRASEPDNHLRCQYEIVEIVQRNSFDTRVAYLDKLEGYASLYHRRSHDKEDIFVIHDEEFFRFSHKVLSFRMSSYKREGVPEGCFELDPKSLPAVF